GAGGGTGCCCCCCATTCGGTTCAGCGTTCCGGCGGCAACGGCAAAAAGACTCTTGGCATGGGCATTCGGATCGGCATCCCTTGGTGGGTCGACACCTGCCAGTACCCTTACGGCCAGGGGCCTGGCATGGTGAACATAAGCCAAAAGGAGTGACAGGCGGGCAAGGCCGATCAGCGTTTCCGGATGGCCCGCCCCGAAAACCACCACGCCTCTGGGGGTGGTGGTTGTCGGAAAGCGATGCCCCTCCCAGGCCCCGGCCTTATCCCTGTCCGACATGATCCCGAGGCCGGGATCGGGAGGAGAGGTGTCCGACACCCGGCTTTCGCCTGCACGGACGACCGCCATGCGGGTGCAGGCCGGGCCAATGAGTTCGGACAGCACCACACCGGTCAGGACCACCGGTGTTATCACGGATGAAAACATGGTCAGGTTGGGGTCGCCCTGGACGAGGAAGACCAGTCCGATGGCGATGCCGGCCTGGGGAATCAGCGCCAGGCCGATGTTGGCGCCGACCGTACGCGGCGCACCGGCAATTCGGGCTCCGGTGCCGGCGCCGATTTGTTTGCCCAGCCCCCGCGCCAGAAAATAGGCCAGCCCCAACCACCCGCAGGACAACAGGGCCTCGGGGTCGATATGGCAGCCCGCCAGCGTGAAAAAGAGGACCAGGATCGGCGGTTCGAAGGCATTTATCGTGCGAAACACCCGAACGTCCCGGCGGTCGCGGTTGACGACGACGAACCCGGCGGCCATCCCCGCCAGCAGCGGTGAAAGGTTCAGCATGCTGGCCGACTCGCCGCACAAAAGCAGCAAGGTCAGGCCCAGGGTCAGCATCTCCGATTCGTTTTTCAGCCGGTGGATGGCCCGGTCCATGATCCAGCCGGTCGTCGCACCCAAAATCAAGGAGGCAGCGATCTGGGCGCCTGCAATCGCCAGGGACGAGCACCAATGGCTTTCCCCGCCGCCCAGTTGACCGCTGACAGCCACGGTTACACCGAAAAAGACGATGGCCAGACCGTTGTTGAAGGCGACGATGGCCAGCAGGGTGGAACTCAGAGGGCCGGCGGCCTTGAGTTCTTTCATGACGTGGAGGGTGGATGCCGGTGCCGTGGCAACGGCGATAGCCCCCAGTAAAATGGCCAGGGTCAGGTGGTTGGACAGGGATCCCAGAACAGCGCCCTGGGTGGCCAGAGAGACGATCAGGCAGCCTGCAAAGGTAATCAGGCAGGTCCCAAGAGTTTCTCCCAGACCGATGCGGCTCGCCATGGGCAGGATGGGCCGCAGCCGCTCAATTTCCAGATGCTCGCCGATGCCGAAGGCAACCAGCATCAGGGCGATTTCCGTGAAGTGCTCCAGACGGCCTTCCAGTATGCCGGCGTTGACCCAGTTGAGTCCCACGGGGCCGAGCAACAGGCCGGCCGCGATGTATCCCGTCACCGACGGCAGGTGCAGCCGTTGGCAGACTTTTGCCAGAACGAAGCCGGCTCCCAGCAGCGTTGCCAGTATCAGGGTCGTATGGCCCAAGGCTCCGGGCTCCTTTTTTTAGAATGCAAAGGATCGAGGCGGTGATTCTTCTTGGTTGTTCCTCATTCGATTCAGCAAAACCAATGCCAATGCGCATCCGCGCTGCGGCCGGTAAAATCCGGCCCTGTTCCGGCAGAGCTGTCGGTTCCTTTTACAACGTGAAAACCGATCGCAGACGACTGCCGACCAGATATGCATCAACGTCCGAGGGAAGATCCCGGGCTTGAACTCGGTGGCCAAGGTGCGTATATTGCCGCGACACAACCGCCCGGCTCTGGATGGGCCGCGAGCGGTTCGAATGATGATTGACAGGAGGAATCAGGCGGCCCGAGCCGTCTTTTTACCATGTACCGACTCGAAGACTACGACTACCATCTGCCGGAGGACCTCATCGCCCAGACTCCGGCGCCGAACCGGGACGGGTCCCGGCTGTTGCACCTGCAACGATCCCAAAACCATTTGGAACATTTACAGTTTCAGGACATCGTCGATCTGCTTCAGCCATCGGACCTGCTGGTCGTCAACAACACCCGGGTTGTGCCGGGGCGGTTGTACGGACGCAAGCAGACCGGCGGCAAGGTCGAAACGCTGATTTTGAATTACGGTCAAAACGATCCGGGCGACGATGGGAATCAACGGACCTACCAATGCCTGATCAAAGCCTCCAAGCAGGCCCGAGCCGGCACGCGGTTGATCTTCGACGCGGATCTGGTCGGCGAAGTGCAGGGCTTTTCAGACGGCGTCTACACGGTCCATTTTGCCTCATCCCAACCATTTGAAATCGTTCTTGATCGCATCGGTCGCATGCCGCTGCCCCCGTATATCAAGAGAAGCGAAGACGAAGCCGACGATGCGGACCGGTTGCGGTACCAGACCGTCTACGCCCGTGAGCAGGGGGCCATTGCCGCCCCTACCGCAGGGCTGCATTTTACCGACGCTACCCTTGCAAGGATTCGCGAAAAGGGGGTGGATATCGCATCGGTAACGTTGCATGTGGGCTACGGCACTTTCGTGCCGGTGCGGGTGGATGACATCCGCGACCATCGCATGCACGAAGAGTGGTTTTCTATCAGCGCCGAGACGGCAGACATGGTCAACCGGGCCAAAGACGAAGGGCGCCGGGTGGTGGCCGTCGGAACCACCAGCGTCCGTACCCTCGAGTATGCCGCCCGCAACAGCGGCCGTATGACGCCGGGGACCGGACGCTGCGATCTGTTCATCTATCCCGGCTTTTCCTTCAAGATCGTCGATGCCATGATTACCAACTTCCACCTGCCCAAATCGACCCTGCTCATGCTTGTCTCGGCTTTCGCCGGCAGAGAAACCATGTTACATGCCTATGCCGAAGCGGTTCGGGAAAAGTATCGCTTTTTCAGTTATGGGGATGCGATGTTGATCGAGTAAGTGAACGGTGATCGGTGAACAGTGAACTGTGATTGGTGAACGGTTTTAAATCCAACAA
This window of the uncultured Desulfosarcina sp. genome carries:
- the queA gene encoding tRNA preQ1(34) S-adenosylmethionine ribosyltransferase-isomerase QueA, with protein sequence MYRLEDYDYHLPEDLIAQTPAPNRDGSRLLHLQRSQNHLEHLQFQDIVDLLQPSDLLVVNNTRVVPGRLYGRKQTGGKVETLILNYGQNDPGDDGNQRTYQCLIKASKQARAGTRLIFDADLVGEVQGFSDGVYTVHFASSQPFEIVLDRIGRMPLPPYIKRSEDEADDADRLRYQTVYAREQGAIAAPTAGLHFTDATLARIREKGVDIASVTLHVGYGTFVPVRVDDIRDHRMHEEWFSISAETADMVNRAKDEGRRVVAVGTTSVRTLEYAARNSGRMTPGTGRCDLFIYPGFSFKIVDAMITNFHLPKSTLLMLVSAFAGRETMLHAYAEAVREKYRFFSYGDAMLIE
- a CDS encoding cation:proton antiporter, with the protein product MGHTTLILATLLGAGFVLAKVCQRLHLPSVTGYIAAGLLLGPVGLNWVNAGILEGRLEHFTEIALMLVAFGIGEHLEIERLRPILPMASRIGLGETLGTCLITFAGCLIVSLATQGAVLGSLSNHLTLAILLGAIAVATAPASTLHVMKELKAAGPLSSTLLAIVAFNNGLAIVFFGVTVAVSGQLGGGESHWCSSLAIAGAQIAASLILGATTGWIMDRAIHRLKNESEMLTLGLTLLLLCGESASMLNLSPLLAGMAAGFVVVNRDRRDVRVFRTINAFEPPILVLFFTLAGCHIDPEALLSCGWLGLAYFLARGLGKQIGAGTGARIAGAPRTVGANIGLALIPQAGIAIGLVFLVQGDPNLTMFSSVITPVVLTGVVLSELIGPACTRMAVVRAGESRVSDTSPPDPGLGIMSDRDKAGAWEGHRFPTTTTPRGVVVFGAGHPETLIGLARLSLLLAYVHHARPLAVRVLAGVDPPRDADPNAHAKSLFAVAAGTLNRMGGTLQTLTIESDTVSDGLLSVASRMATRALILGFPRETSQRKFQTILEKVVGQADCPVIIAHINRLQRIGRILVPFVTERELHVLTTLIDALTLLGPQTVTLLWMLPCGVSPQEVELHREILRAWTERVNLASPVEPQVIETRARLETILEASADQDLIVMATRTGYGLSRIFWGSLAETVHRHANKPMLIVHHRSPVTRVGGSNGEEIPLGR